One window of Mediterraneibacter butyricigenes genomic DNA carries:
- a CDS encoding CobW family GTP-binding protein has translation MAKTKVDIISGFLGAGKTTLIKKLLKEGFQGEQVVLIENEFGEIGIDGGFLKEAGVEIREMNSGCICCSLVGDFGESLKEVVETYHPDRILIEPSGVGKLSDVIKAVKDVQDKVEIELNSFTTVADVTKCKIYLKNFGEFFSNQIEYAGAIILSRTDKAKPGKAEEAVQMLREINEKAPIITTPIAQLDGKKIVETMEHSMSLEEELLAEITCPECGGHHAEGECCGHDHEHHHHDHDQEEHEHHHDHDHEEHEHHHDHDHEGHEHHHDHDHEGHEHHHDHDHEGHEHHHDHDHECGCGCGHDHHHDHHGHHHADEVFTSWGHETMKKYTQEQVAEILKTLESDPAYGDVLRAKGMVESPDGTWVYFDMVPGEHEVRSGAPEYTGRLCVIGAKLDEEKLEELFGLHE, from the coding sequence ATGGCAAAGACAAAAGTAGATATTATTTCCGGCTTTCTTGGAGCAGGAAAGACAACCCTGATTAAGAAGCTGTTAAAGGAAGGATTTCAGGGAGAACAGGTGGTTCTGATTGAAAATGAATTCGGGGAGATCGGAATCGACGGAGGGTTCTTAAAAGAAGCAGGAGTGGAGATCCGGGAAATGAATTCCGGTTGTATCTGCTGCTCTCTGGTGGGAGATTTCGGAGAGTCTCTGAAAGAAGTAGTAGAGACTTATCATCCGGATCGTATCCTGATCGAACCATCCGGAGTCGGTAAACTCTCTGACGTGATCAAAGCGGTCAAAGACGTACAGGATAAAGTGGAAATCGAACTGAACAGCTTTACGACGGTAGCGGATGTAACAAAATGTAAAATCTATCTGAAGAACTTCGGAGAATTCTTTAGCAATCAGATCGAATACGCCGGAGCAATTATCTTAAGCAGAACCGATAAGGCAAAACCGGGCAAAGCAGAAGAAGCAGTGCAGATGCTGCGTGAGATCAATGAAAAAGCACCGATCATTACAACACCGATTGCTCAGCTTGACGGGAAAAAGATCGTAGAAACCATGGAACACAGCATGAGTCTGGAAGAGGAACTTCTGGCAGAGATCACCTGCCCGGAATGTGGCGGACATCACGCAGAAGGTGAGTGTTGCGGACATGATCATGAACATCATCACCACGACCATGATCAGGAAGAGCATGAGCACCATCACGACCATGACCATGAGGAACACGAGCATCATCACGATCATGACCATGAAGGACATGAGCATCACCACGATCATGACCATGAAGGACATGAGCATCACCACGATCATGACCATGAAGGACATGAGCATCATCATGACCATGATCACGAGTGTGGATGCGGTTGCGGACACGATCATCATCATGATCATCACGGACATCATCATGCTGATGAGGTCTTCACAAGCTGGGGCCATGAGACCATGAAGAAATATACGCAGGAACAGGTAGCTGAGATCCTAAAGACCTTGGAATCAGATCCGGCTTATGGAGATGTTCTCCGTGCAAAGGGTATGGTAGAGTCTCCGGATGGAACTTGGGTTTACTTTGATATGGTGCCGGGTGAGCATGAAGTGCGTTCAGGCGCACCGGAATATACCGGACGCCTCTGTGTCATCGGAGCAAAACTGGATGAGGAAAAACTGGAAGAGTTGTTCGGACTTCATGAATAA
- the truA gene encoding tRNA pseudouridine(38-40) synthase TruA, with product MRTYKLTITYDGSKYQGWQRQINTDLTIQGILERTIGMYVGYNVEINGSGRTDAGVHAQGQVSSLVLRGQVDMHEFMTTINRHLPEDIKIAKMELMKNGFHARHNAQGKRYEYYLDTREKPDVFTRRYSFHYPHELNVEAMEKAAAYLIGTHEFDSFTDMKPGEKSTRRTIDEIRIEREANKIRIVYKGNGFLYHMVRKLTGTLLEVGIGEKDPEEIPEILAAKDSSRSGFLAPARGLFLREVYYKYAKPEPVKEEIDWLDA from the coding sequence ATGCGAACCTATAAACTGACCATAACCTATGACGGGTCAAAGTATCAGGGCTGGCAACGACAGATCAATACTGATCTTACGATTCAGGGAATTCTGGAGCGGACCATCGGGATGTATGTGGGATATAATGTAGAAATCAACGGGTCCGGAAGGACAGATGCGGGAGTGCATGCACAGGGACAGGTTTCAAGCCTGGTATTAAGAGGTCAGGTGGACATGCATGAATTTATGACGACGATTAACCGCCATCTTCCGGAAGATATTAAGATCGCCAAGATGGAGCTGATGAAAAACGGATTCCATGCAAGGCATAATGCACAGGGCAAACGGTATGAATATTATCTGGATACCCGGGAAAAGCCGGATGTATTTACCAGAAGATACAGCTTTCATTATCCCCACGAACTGAATGTGGAGGCCATGGAAAAAGCAGCGGCCTATTTGATCGGAACCCATGAATTTGACAGTTTTACGGATATGAAACCCGGAGAAAAATCTACCCGGAGAACTATCGATGAGATCCGAATTGAGCGGGAAGCCAATAAAATTCGGATCGTTTACAAGGGCAACGGATTTTTATATCATATGGTAAGAAAACTGACCGGAACCCTTCTGGAAGTGGGAATCGGAGAAAAAGATCCGGAGGAGATCCCGGAGATTCTGGCGGCAAAAGATTCGTCAAGATCCGGTTTTCTGGCTCCGGCAAGAGGACTGTTCCTGCGGGAAGTCTATTATAAATATGCAAAGCCGGAACCGGTAAAAGAAGAGATCGACTGGCTGGATGCATAA
- the xth gene encoding exodeoxyribonuclease III: MKFVSWNVNGIRACVQKGFLDFFKEADADIFCIQETKMQEGQLTLELDGYHQYWNSAVKKGYSGTAIFTKKEPVSVSYGIGIEEHDQEGRVITLEFEDFYFITVYTPNSQSELKRLDYRMKWESDFLSYLKKLEERKPVVFCGDLNVAHTEIDLKNPKTNRKNAGFTDEERQKFTELLEAGFIDTFRYFYPDKEGIYSWWSYRFKAREKNAGWRIDYFCVSEGLKDRLKGAKILTDVYGSDHCPVILEME, encoded by the coding sequence ATGAAATTTGTATCATGGAATGTGAACGGGATCCGCGCCTGTGTGCAAAAAGGATTCCTGGATTTTTTTAAAGAGGCGGATGCGGATATCTTCTGTATTCAGGAGACGAAGATGCAGGAAGGTCAGCTTACGCTGGAACTGGACGGATACCATCAGTACTGGAATTCTGCAGTGAAGAAAGGATATTCCGGTACGGCAATCTTTACGAAGAAGGAGCCGGTATCTGTATCTTACGGAATCGGAATAGAAGAACACGATCAGGAAGGTCGTGTGATCACACTGGAATTTGAAGATTTTTATTTTATTACGGTCTATACACCAAATTCCCAGAGCGAATTGAAGCGTCTGGATTACCGGATGAAATGGGAAAGCGATTTCCTGAGTTATCTGAAAAAGTTAGAAGAGCGCAAACCGGTTGTTTTTTGCGGAGATCTTAATGTGGCCCATACCGAGATTGACCTGAAGAATCCGAAGACAAACCGGAAAAATGCGGGATTTACGGACGAGGAACGTCAGAAATTTACGGAACTGTTAGAGGCGGGATTTATCGATACATTCCGGTATTTCTATCCGGATAAGGAAGGCATTTATTCCTGGTGGTCCTATCGGTTCAAAGCAAGAGAAAAGAATGCCGGATGGCGTATTGATTATTTTTGTGTATCTGAGGGGTTGAAAGATCGCTTGAAAGGTGCGAAAATACTAACAGACGTTTATGGGTCTGATCATTGTCCGGTCATTCTGGAAATGGAATAA